In Fischerella sp. PCC 9605, the genomic window AGTTATTTATTTACAACGCTGTAGCAAAACTACCAGTAATTCTTATAATATTTAGTTTATATTAAGAAAGGTAAAATTATTGGAAATAACGGACACACATAATGTATGTCCCCTTGTAAGCAGTTGTAACTTTACTTTACGCGAGGAAGGCTAACAGTGACATCACCACTTGTACAAACTACTGACGAATCTCTACTCGCGGAATTTTTCCAAGCATCAGTGGGTAAATGGCGCTCTGAGAGGCGTTATTATACCCTGCCGGAAGGAGAAACAAAAGTGATGGAGAGTTTAATTACGATCCGGTTTTTAGAACAGGGATGTGATGAATTGCAAAAGCTAGCTCAAATGCACGGTTTGCCTGCTACAGTGAATTTGACCTGTGGTGCTGAAGTAACTTGGGAAAGTACTAATTCGATTTCAGGCAGGAAAGAATCAAACGGGAAAACCATATTTGGAGCTTTAGGAAGTGTATTGTATCGCGATCGCGGTTTCGCCACAACTAAGCCAGTTACCGCCCAGTATTACTTCCCCAATCCCAAAACCCTATGTTTGCGAACTGAGTACAATGGCTCTGTATTTGAGGAAGAGTTAAAGCTAGTCGGCAGCAAGTATCGAACACGACAGACAATTATCTCTCGTGCTGGCGAACAGTTGATGATTGGTCAGTATTTGGAAAAAAGGATTTAGATAGCTCCTATAGAATTGTTATGGGGGCAAAGCCATCTCGCGTAAAGACTTGGATTGTTTGTTTTATTTGGTTCCTTGTAGTAGTTGGAATCACAATACTTTATATTTACCCCTCGATTAGTTGCAAGCTATGGACGAACCAACAGGGTTGTGAAATCAATGAGTGGAGGATACGCAATGAACCACCATGACTACTCCCTTCCCATCACAAAACTACCTAATTCATCTCACAACTGTAACTCAAACCCAGGCAAAACCTCTTCACCAGAAAGTATGGCTGGGAGTTGAACCACCTTTGCAGGTTGTCCAAGTTTGTAAATTTCTACCTGCCCATCTTGAGGATTAATCAGCCAGCCTAAGCGCAAACCATTTTCTACATACTCCTGCATCTTATCTTGCAAGGATTTGAGACTGTCAGTTTCAGACCGCAATTCAATCACAAAGTCAGGCATCAGTGGGGGAAATTTTTTGCGTTCTTCTGGAGTCAGTGCTTCCCAACGCTCCAATTTTACCCAAGCAGCATCGGGCGATCGCTGTGCCCCATTGGGCAGTTTAAATATAGTAGAGGAGCTGAAAACTTTTCCTAATCGAGTTTGGCGGTTCCAGTTATTCAAATCAGTAATCAAATCTGCTTCTTGTCCTCCGCTTTCTCCTCCCACTGGTGGCACTATAATCAATTCTCCTTTTGCATTCATTTCTAGGTTCAAATCTCTGTTCGCCATGCAGAGTTGATAAAATTGCTCATCCGTAAGATGCATAATAGGCTCTAGGTTTAGCACAACAGTATTCATATAAGGCAACTTAATTTTGAGTTAGCCAGAAATTAAATTACCCTAATCCTAACCCCTCCTCGCTTACGAGGAGGGGCTGGGGGTGGGGTTTCTAAAAAAACTAAAACAAACCAATTAATAATGATTCCCTGATTTGCGATGATGTACGGCTGTAACACCATCAGGATCTAACACTTTGCCATTATCCACAATCGCATATACCAGCCAGTGATCGCCAGCTTCCATCCGGTGTTGTACAGTGCATTCCAGGTATGCCAGCGCATCTGTGAGGATGGGATTGCCATTTTCAGTTTCTTCAGTGGCAATACCAGCAAAACGGTCTTGTGCCGGGCCAAAGGGTTTGAGGAAGTGCTTCATCAACCCCAAGTGATTGCCTTCTCTAAGGATGTTGAGAACGAATGTGTTACCTGAGTGTGTCAGTGGTTCGACTGCGCGGTCTTTGGCAACGGCAATGGTAAAACCAGGGGGATTAAAGCTTGCCTGCGATACCCAAGAGGCTAACATTGCACTGGAGATATCGCCTCGCTTGGCTGTGAGAACACATAACGATCCAACAATTCGTCCAACGGCTTGTTCAACGTTGGTGGCGGGTTGGCTGGGAGTACGCACTTTTTTAGCTTTCTTCAGTGCTTGGGCGAAGTCGGTTCCTGCTTCTTCGCACATTTGCAGGGTGACATCGTTAGGTTTGAATTTCACCCGAATTGGGTCAAAGCCAAACCGATAGCCAGCGTCTTTGAGTTTGCCTTCAATTAAATCTATGGCTTCGCCACTCCAGCCATAGGAACCAAATACACCCGCGAGTTTGTTTTTAGCAGCGGTGGAAAGAACAATACCCAAAGCAGTTTGCACTGGTGTGGGTGCGTGACCGCCAAGGGTAGGGGAACCGATAATAAAACCTGCTGCTTTCTCTACAGCAGCTTGAATTTCAGCAGGTTCGGCAACTTCGCAGTTAATTGATTCGACGCTAACACCAGCTTTAGTGATGCCGTGGGCGATCGCTTGGGCTAATGTTGCGGTATTTCCGTAAGCAGAAGCATAAATTAATGCAATATAAGTATCTTGGGAGGTTTGCTGCTGACTCCATTCCCGATAAGCTTTGGTGAGTTCAATTAAGCCATAACGCACCAAAGGCCCGTGATTGGGTGCATACATTCTCACCTGCAAATCGGCAAGTTTTTCCAACGCAGTTTCGATTTGACGCGCATGGGGAGCCATCAAACACTCAAAATAATAGCGACGATCTTCTAGAAAAGCTTGCCAACCTTCATCAAACACCTGATCGCCACAGATGTGCGTACCAAATAGTTTATCTGTGTATAAAATTTCTGTTTGCGGATCGTAGGTGCAAAGTTGATCTGGGTAGCGGGGGTTTGGTGTGGGGATAAATTCCAAATGATGGCCTTTGCCTAAATCAAGCGTTTCTTCTCCCCGCTTGACAAGAATGGGCAAATCTGGGTTTTCCAATGCCCCGCGCAAATTGATTGCCCCAGGATTAGAACAAACAAAAGTTATCTGCGGCGCACGTTCCAGCAAAACTTTTAATGTGGCGGCACGGTTGGGATTGACGTGACCGAGAATCACATAATCAATTTGTTTTAAATCAATCCGCTGCTGCAACGCATCTAAATAAATTTGCGTAAACGTTTCTCCGGGAGGGTCAATCAGGGCAATTTTATCACCTTGAATCAAATAGGAATTCGCAGTTGTACCCTTGGCAAGGGCATATTCAATTTCAAATCTGAGACGAGTCCAACTGCGCGATCGCAATATAGTTGTATCCGTCACGATGGGGAGAATTTGAACGTCACGGGGTTTTGTGGATGTCATGGCTTTTTAGGGATCGGGGATTGGGGAATAGATAGTAGATAGTAGATAGTAGTTAGTAGGTAGTAGATAGTAGTTAGTAGATAGTAGATAGTAGATAGTAGTTAGTAGGTAATGGCCAACAATCAACTACTAACCACTAACCACTAACCACTAACTAAATTTAATAATGATTCCCTACCTTACGATGATGCACGGCAGTCA contains:
- a CDS encoding phycobiliprotein lyase, with translation MTSPLVQTTDESLLAEFFQASVGKWRSERRYYTLPEGETKVMESLITIRFLEQGCDELQKLAQMHGLPATVNLTCGAEVTWESTNSISGRKESNGKTIFGALGSVLYRDRGFATTKPVTAQYYFPNPKTLCLRTEYNGSVFEEELKLVGSKYRTRQTIISRAGEQLMIGQYLEKRI
- a CDS encoding Uma2 family endonuclease, which translates into the protein MNTVVLNLEPIMHLTDEQFYQLCMANRDLNLEMNAKGELIIVPPVGGESGGQEADLITDLNNWNRQTRLGKVFSSSTIFKLPNGAQRSPDAAWVKLERWEALTPEERKKFPPLMPDFVIELRSETDSLKSLQDKMQEYVENGLRLGWLINPQDGQVEIYKLGQPAKVVQLPAILSGEEVLPGFELQL
- a CDS encoding diflavin flavoprotein, whose amino-acid sequence is MTSTKPRDVQILPIVTDTTILRSRSWTRLRFEIEYALAKGTTANSYLIQGDKIALIDPPGETFTQIYLDALQQRIDLKQIDYVILGHVNPNRAATLKVLLERAPQITFVCSNPGAINLRGALENPDLPILVKRGEETLDLGKGHHLEFIPTPNPRYPDQLCTYDPQTEILYTDKLFGTHICGDQVFDEGWQAFLEDRRYYFECLMAPHARQIETALEKLADLQVRMYAPNHGPLVRYGLIELTKAYREWSQQQTSQDTYIALIYASAYGNTATLAQAIAHGITKAGVSVESINCEVAEPAEIQAAVEKAAGFIIGSPTLGGHAPTPVQTALGIVLSTAAKNKLAGVFGSYGWSGEAIDLIEGKLKDAGYRFGFDPIRVKFKPNDVTLQMCEEAGTDFAQALKKAKKVRTPSQPATNVEQAVGRIVGSLCVLTAKRGDISSAMLASWVSQASFNPPGFTIAVAKDRAVEPLTHSGNTFVLNILREGNHLGLMKHFLKPFGPAQDRFAGIATEETENGNPILTDALAYLECTVQHRMEAGDHWLVYAIVDNGKVLDPDGVTAVHHRKSGNHY